In Mytilus edulis chromosome 6, xbMytEdul2.2, whole genome shotgun sequence, the following proteins share a genomic window:
- the LOC139528341 gene encoding bleomycin hydrolase-like → MSSVPGIQNEAVKQYKQSFLSDPKNRLARNVCSKQDLWDVCKNPDVIHTIPHVYNCKVSEGKPMTNQKSSGRCWIFACLNVIRSKCMSQFKVENLEFSQNYLFFWDKVERANYNLQCYVQCAGKGETADGRLVHHLLFNPAEDGGQWDMMINLIEKYGIVPKNCCPDAQSAEASVKFNRLINNKMREFCNCLQTMVKDGASEAKVQAEKTRMMEQIYRIAATCLGTPLETFTWEFYDLEKNYVKIGPIKPVDFYRQYIKPIYNMEDKVCLVNDPRPNHSYGKLYTVDYLGNMTGGRPVLYINQPIEVLKKVTIASLKDDEAVWFGCDVGKCFYRQAGLLDLDVLDLDLVFGTNMLGMSKADRLIYGESLMTHAMTLTAAQVEEGSDCTATRWRVENSWGDTDGDKGYIAMSDNWFSEFVYEVVVDKKYLTSDMLDVLKQTPVVLPAWDPMGALA, encoded by the exons ATGAGTAGCGTTCCAG GTATTCAGAATGAGGCTGTAAAGCAGTACAAGCAGTCATTTCTGTCTGATCCAAAAAATAGACTTGCCAGGAATGTATGTTCTAAACAAGATTTATGGGATGTGTGTAAAAATCCAGATGTTATCCATACCATCCCTCATGTATACAACTGCAAG GTATCTGAGGGCAAGCCAATGACCAACCAGAAAAGCTCAGGAAGATGTTGGATATTTGCCTGTTTAAATGTTATAAGAAGCAAATGTATGAGCCAGTTTAAAGTTGAAAATCTTGAGTTTAGCCAGAATTACCTCTTCTTCTGGGACAAG GTTGAGAGAGCTAACTACAATCTGCAGTGTTACGTACAGTGTGCTGGTAAAGGTGAGACAGCTGATGGTCGTTTGGTTCACCACCTATTATTTAACCCTGCTGAAGATGGAGGCCAATGGGATATGATGATAAATCTGATAGAGAAGTATGGTATCGTACCCAAAAACTGCTGTCCTGATGCTCAAAGTGCTGAAGCTTCTGTCAAGTTCAACAGGCTCATTAATAATAAA ATGAGAGAGTTCTGTAACTGTCTACAAACTATGGTAAAAGATGGGGCATCAGAAGCAAAGGTACAAGCAGAAAAAACCAGGATGATGGAACAG ATATACAGAATAGCAGCCACATGTTTAGGGACACCATTAGAGACCTTCACCTGGGAATTCTATGACTTAGAAAAGAATTATGTCAAAATTGGACCAATCAAACCAGTCGATTTCTACCGACAATACATCAAACCAATCTATAATATGGAGGATAAG GTGTGTCTAGTGAATGATCCTCGTCCAAACCATTCCTACGGCAAACTGTATACAGTAGACTACCTAGGAAATATGACTGGTGGACGACCAGTACTATATATTAATCAACCAATTGAAGTTTTAAAGAAGGTCACTATAGCTTCTCTCAAAGATGATGAG GCTGTGTGGTTTGGATGTGATGTAGGCAAATGCTTTTATAGACAAGCAGGCTTACTAGATTTAGATGT ATTAGATTTAGACTTAGTTTTTGGTACCAACATGCTAGGCATGTCTAAAGCAGACAGACTAATCTATGGAGAATCTTTGATGACTCATGCAATGACCCTTACTGCTGCACAAGTTGAAGAG GGTTCCGATTGTACAGCTACCAGGTGGAGAGTAGAAAATTCCTGGGGTGATACTGATGGAGATAAAG gCTACATAGCAATGTCAGATAATTGGTTCTCTGAGTTTGTGTATGAAGTTGTGGTAGATAAGAAATATCTAACATCAGATATGCTAGATGTACTAAAACAAACACCAGTTGTTCTACCGGCCTGGGATCCCATGGGAGCACTAGCTTAA
- the LOC139528352 gene encoding small integral membrane protein 14-like: MADFDPCECIWNHENAMQRLINMLRNTQSYCTDNECVTELPGADSAPDGGFSTMMLMMMGWMVVATALYLLRPRSLRQRGDMKPERNNDSSPPPPGPSVS; this comes from the exons ATGGCTGACTTTGATCCCTGTGAGTGTATATGGAACCATGAGAATGCCATGCAAAGACTCATAAATATG TTAAGGAACACACAGTCCTACTGTACAGATAATGAATGCGTGACAGAAT TGCCAGGAGCAGACAGTGCCCCCGATGGAGGGtttagtactatgatgttaatGATGATGGGATGGATGGTCGTTGCTACAGCTTTATATCTCCTCCGTCCCAGAAGTCTCAGGCAGAGGGGTGATATGAAACCAGAGAGGAATAAT GACTCTAGCCCTCCTCCTCCAGGCCCATCAGTTTCATAG
- the LOC139528333 gene encoding toll-like receptor 13: MDMKRFALMFFYVCNIFILRTESYDNYRKVDNTCQYYKMNSVAKCRKLHYIPSLKESVLALEIRLSYLPYINRQTFQNISSNKIIRLAFKMNNTIQAISNDAFSDLRYLQTLEVSFESQLNVLNFKSSLGSLNVSFFNELILESNGWTSLPGNLLNDLSGAKLSVLSLNENHFEILNASIFKPLIGLKKFFCVECSVAYFKVDGRIKVESIDLTGNNIFEIPNFCDDSGKHSLTPELKKLILADNAIRLILPSSFKCLISLQSLILDGNRMKELKKNSFSLLPGLIRLSITHIPRMKNIRQKTFNSSSLRTLELSHNGFRFDHVNDLNYFRGLFVNTYNLEKLDLSNNYLPHKQQHTLAMFYPLKQLRTLNIATTGIATIPEGLFQSMPYLQKLFLIGNKIARWDPSTFKNMTNLRILHLDGNQIHIINRTSFPTMLLNKLEKFEISNNPFWCTCDQRWFLDRLRSTNITKKMPNWPTYYSCAYPENLRHSSLSSYRPTDAECEISYFTSIIIIAVCSVLIFVFFLALILYRCHINLKNLLYFARVHHRINKGYLKLTSCDDFDFDAFVVYCDSDRQWVHDDLIKRLEDKGLKICIHHRDFEVGEPIINNIEKFMNKSWKIIVVMSNDFAKSEWCQWEVNLALERRRHHGTNALVLIMYHQIDSKHMTSGLRTLLNTTPHLIFTKGVGERMFWNAIVNGINKSLMLPPAAIL, from the coding sequence ATGGATATGAAGAGATTTGCTCTTATGTTCTTTTATGTATGTAATATATTCATCCTTCGTACAGAAAGCTATGACAATTATCGAAAGGTTGACAACACGTGCCAATACTATAAAATGAATAGTGTCGCAAAATGCAGAAAATTACATTACATTCCTAGTTTAAAGGAATCTGTATTGGCTTTGGAAATCAGATTAAGTTATTTACCATATATCAACAGACAAACGTTTCAAAATATATCATCGAACAAAATCATTCGATTAGCATTTAAGATGAACAATACTATTCAGGCGATATCAAACGATGCGTTTTCAGATCTTAGATATTTGCAGACTTTGGAAGTTTCATTTGAAAGTCAgttaaatgtattaaattttaaatcatcattGGGTAGTTTGAACGTATCATTCTTCAACGAATTGATTTTAGAGAGTAACGGTTGGACTTCACTACCGGGTAATTTACTTAATGATTTAAGTGGAGCTAAGTTGTCCGTATTATCCCTAAATGAAAATCATTTTGAGATACTGAATGCttcaatatttaaaccacttatTGGATTGAAAAAGTTTTTTTGCGTAGAGTGCTCTGTAGCATATTTCAAGGTAGACGGAAGGATAAAGGTGGAATCAATTGACTTGACCGGTAATAATATCTTCGAAATACCAAATTTTTGTGACGATTCAGGCAAACATAGTCTGACTCCGGAGTTAAAAAAACTAATACTTGCAGACAATGCAATAAGACTTATCTTGCCATCATCATTTAAATGCTTAATTAGTCTACAAAGTTTAATTCTCGACGGAAATAGAATGAAAGAGCTGAAGAAAAATAGTTTTTCTCTCTTGCCCGGTCTGATTAGATTATCTATTACTCATATTCCACGAATGAAAAATATTAGACAAAAGACTTTTAACAGTTCTTCCCTCCGCACTTTAGAACTAAGCCATAACGGTTTTCGCTTTGATCACGTCAACGATTTGAATTATTTCCGGGGCCTTTTTGTTAACACATACAATTTGGAAAAATTGGATTTGAGTAACAATTACTTGCCTCATAAACAGCAACATACTCTTGCGATGTTTTATCCGTTGAAACAGTTAAGAACATTAAACATTGCAACTACGGGAATTGCAACGATACCTGAAGGACTATTTCAAAGTATGCCTTATTTGCAAAAGTTATTTCTTATTGGCAACAAAATAGCAAGATGGGATCcatcaacatttaaaaatatgacGAACTTACGAATATTGCATTTGGATGGAAATCAAATTCACATTATAAACAGGACGTCATTTCCAACAATGTTGTTAAATAAACtcgaaaaatttgaaatttcaaacaatCCTTTTTGGTGTACATGTGATCAAAGATGGTTTTTAGATAGGTTGCGATCAACCAACATTACCAAAAAGATGCCAAATTGGCCTACATATTACTCTTGTGCATATCCGGAGAATCTAAGACATTCGTCACTTTCGAGTTATAGACCAACTGACGCAGAATGTGAAATTAGTTATTTTACATCCATTATTATAATTGCTGTTTGCTCagttttaatatttgtgtttttcttagCGCTAATATTGTATAGATGTCACATCAACTTGAAGAATTTACTTTATTTTGCCCGTGTTCATCACCGCATTAATAAAGGTTATTTGAAACTAACGTCATGCGACGATTTCGATTTTGACGCTTTTGTCGTATATTGCGATTCCGATCGACAATGGGTTCATGATGACTTGATAAAAAGATTGGAGGACAAAGGATTGAAGATTTGTATCCACCACCGAGATTTCGAAGTTGGAGAACcaattataaataatattgaGAAATTTATGAACAAAAGTTGGAAAATTATCGTTGTTATGTCCAATGATTTCGCCAAAAGTGAATGGTGTCAATGGGAAGTAAACTTGGCCCTAGAAAGAAGACGTCACCATGGCACGAATGCATTAGTTTTAATAATGTATCACCAAATTGACTCAAAACACATGACAAGTGGACTCAGAACACTTCTAAACACAACTCCacatttaatatttacaaaaggTGTAGGTGAACGTATGTTTTGGAATGCAATAGTAAACGGTATTAACAAGTCTTTGATGTTACCACCAGCGGCCATTTTGTGA